In Coregonus clupeaformis isolate EN_2021a chromosome 7, ASM2061545v1, whole genome shotgun sequence, one genomic interval encodes:
- the LOC121568800 gene encoding aminoacyl tRNA synthase complex-interacting multifunctional protein 2 isoform X2, producing the protein MPMYQNGGTEVDPAFRDLEARQDEIMRRLYELKAAVDGLAKTVTTPDADLDQTVTSLSQSPTAFRGTADLDSLLGKDLGALRDIVINANPARPPLTLLVLHAMLCHRYRVLSSVHVHSSLSGVPAQLLSCLGPRHTDSYVRQSFQLGFTLIWKDVPKLQMKFSIQNMCPIEGEANVARFLFRLIAPYPSDPTLATLVDSWVDTAFFQLAEGSAKERSAVLSALNSALGRDPWLAGPEFSLADIACYCCVLHTGPASSSPANVQRWLKACENLGHFGPAHPLLQ; encoded by the exons AACGGAGGGACAGAGGTGGACCCTGCGTTCAGAGACCTGGAGGCACGTCAGGATGAGATAATGCGCAGACTCTATGAGCTGAAGGCAGCCGTAGACGGCCTAGCCAAGACCGTGACCACACCGGACGCTGACCTGGACCAGACagtgacctctctctcccagagcCCCACAGCCTTCAGAGGCACTGCAGACCTGGACTCCCTACTGGGCAAG GACCTGGGTGCCCTCCGGGACATTGTGATCAACGCCAATCCGGCACGACCGCCCCTCACCCTGCTGGTGCTCCATGCAATGCTATGCCATCGCTACCGGGTGCTCTCCAGCGTGCATGTCCACTCGTCATTGTCTGGTGTGCCCGCGcagctcctctcctgcctggggcCGCGCCACACAGACAGCTACGTCCGCCAGAGTTTCCAGCTGGGCTTCACCCTTATATGGAAAGATG tccCCAAGCTGCAGATGAAGTTCAGCATCCAGAACATGTGCCCCATCGAGGGCGAGGCCAACGTGGCACGCTTCCTGTTCCGCCTCATTGCCCCTTACCCCAGCGACCCCACCCTGGCTACACTGGTGGACAGTTGGGTGGACACGGCTTTCTTCCAGCTGGCCGAGGGCAGCGCTAAGGAGCGGTCTGCCGTACTCAGCGCCCTCAACAGCGCTTTGGGTCGCGACCCCTGGCTGGCCGGTCCCGAGTTCTCGCTGGCTGACATCGCCTGTTACTGCTGCGTCCTCCATACAGGCCCCGCCTCCTCCTCTCCGGCCAACGTCCAGCGCTGGCTTAAAGCGTGTGAGAACCTGGGCCACTTTGGCCCGGCCCACCCTCTACTGCAGTGA